The genomic stretch AGGAGTAAGTTAAAATTAAGTTATAATATCAGATAGAACGAGAGGGCTGTATTCTCTAATTGGGTTTATCAAGGCAAATCTTAAACGGACCTCCTGTTTTTCCTCAGCGTGAGTGTATCTCCATCCATGTTGGTCAAGCCGGAGTCCAGATGGGCAATGCCTGCTGGGAGCTCTACTGCCTGGAGCACGGGATCCAGCCTGATGGGCAGATGCCCAGCGACAAGACCATTGGTGGAGGAGACGATTCCTTCAACACCTTCTTCAGCGAGACTGGAGCTGGGAAACATGTCCCCAGAGCAGTCTTTGTGGATCTGGAGCCCACTGTGATCGGTAAGGCTTTGTACCTTGAACAAAATGGCTTCTCTTCTAATGCAGAAGAGCTaatgaaatgggggggggggggggggctgaaaagAAGTATTAGACagtcagaacttttttttttaacacattttctcttgATAGCCCAGCACAAATTTTAAACAAAGCCAATTCATGCTTTACAAATAAGGAGAGGTCTTGATTACCAGCCACTTTCTCTTTTAAAGTACACTGCTTCCCAGGTTAACAACAACTTTCTTCTCAGATGAGGTTCGCACAGGAACCTACCGTCAGCTGTTCCACCCTGAGCAGCTCATCACTGGCAAGGAGGACGCTGCTAACAACTACGCCCGTGGGCACTACACCATCGGCAAAGAGATCATCGACCTGGTGCTTGACAGGACCCGTAAACTGGTGAGATTTCTTCTGGGTCTCTTGCATGTCTCTTTGTTGCTTCTGAGTGTTTTTGGGGTGAACTAAGTATTTCAAGTTTAGATGGCAGAGCTTATGCAGTTATCAAttgtaaaaaacagaacaatcaGTTTTGACCCCTGCCCTAAGCATGCTGTAGATTTTGaccatggattttttttttttttttttttccccccccccccccccccccttctaggCTGACCAGTGCACAGGTCTCCAAGGCTTcctcatcttccacagctttggTGGTGGTACCGGTTCTGGTTTCACCTCCCTGCTGATGGAACGCCTCTCTGTTGACTATGGCAAGAAGTCCAAACTGGAGTTTGCCGTCTACCCAGCTCCCCAGATCTCCACAGCTGTTGTTGAGCCCTACAACTCCATCCTGACCACCCACACCACCCTGGAGCACTCCGACTGTGCCTTCATGGTAGACAACGAGGCCATCTATGATATCTGCCGCAGGAACCTGGATATCGAGCGTCCAACCTACACCAACCTGAACCGTCTCATTGGTCAAATTGTCTCCTCCATCACCGCCTCCCTGCGTTTTGATGGTGCCCTGAATGTTGACCTGACAGAGTTCCAGACCAACTTGGTGCCCTACCCCCGTATCCACTTCCCCCTGGCCACCTACGCCCCAGTTATCTCAGCTGAGAAGGCCTACCATGAGCAGCTGTCGGTTGCTGACATCACCAATGCCTGCTTTGAACCGGCCAACCAGATGGTGAAATGTGACCCCCGTCACGGCAAGTACATGGCCTGCTGCCTGCTGTATCGTGGAGACGTGGTGCCCAAAGATGTCAACTCTGCTATAGCTACCATCAAGACCAAGAGAAGCATCCAGTTTGTGGACTGGTGCCCCACTGGCTTCAAAGTAGGCATCAACTACCAGCCTCCCACAGTGGTGCCTGGGGGTGACCTGGCCAAGGTTCAGAGGGCCGTGTGCATGCTGAGCAACACCACCGCCATCGCTGAGGCCTGGGCCCGCCTGGACCACAAGTTCGACCTGATGTACGCCAAGCGGGCCTTTGTCCACTGGTATGTGGGGGAGGGTATGGAGGAAGGAGAGTTCTCTGAGGCCCGAGAGGACATGGCTGCCCTGGAGAAGGACTACGAAGAGGTTGGAACAGACAGCGTGGGAGAAGAGGATGAGGAAGGAGAGGAGTATTAAGATGACCTGTATCCAGACTTGCTCTGAGTGCAATGAGCTTCACAGTACAATTTGGTACTGAAATATTTgtgattttcatttttgttttataataaaagctTGATCATTcccaattaaaata from Polyodon spathula isolate WHYD16114869_AA chromosome 11, ASM1765450v1, whole genome shotgun sequence encodes the following:
- the LOC121323046 gene encoding tubulin alpha chain produces the protein MRECISIHVGQAGVQMGNACWELYCLEHGIQPDGQMPSDKTIGGGDDSFNTFFSETGAGKHVPRAVFVDLEPTVIDEVRTGTYRQLFHPEQLITGKEDAANNYARGHYTIGKEIIDLVLDRTRKLADQCTGLQGFLIFHSFGGGTGSGFTSLLMERLSVDYGKKSKLEFAVYPAPQISTAVVEPYNSILTTHTTLEHSDCAFMVDNEAIYDICRRNLDIERPTYTNLNRLIGQIVSSITASLRFDGALNVDLTEFQTNLVPYPRIHFPLATYAPVISAEKAYHEQLSVADITNACFEPANQMVKCDPRHGKYMACCLLYRGDVVPKDVNSAIATIKTKRSIQFVDWCPTGFKVGINYQPPTVVPGGDLAKVQRAVCMLSNTTAIAEAWARLDHKFDLMYAKRAFVHWYVGEGMEEGEFSEAREDMAALEKDYEEVGTDSVGEEDEEGEEY